A region from the Meiothermus sp. Pnk-1 genome encodes:
- a CDS encoding polyphosphate kinase — MAAPLPLRISPEAAWLQFNRRVLLQTERPDFPVLERLRFLEIWAANLDEFFSARISRAFLEERGSEGYKALLAEAKSQADFAEDCYRRFLQELEPLGMRVLSPEQLSKAELRYFGAYLAEEVAPRTDLIQPEGLADLSSRALYFASGEGLLQNLIRLPESIPRLLPIPGREGSFVRLGELVRHRNDLFLPHPAKLYELRVIRLASLERSRVDWDELPEALEARLDGKVSHLEVEEDFPPHWAEAIREALGLAAEEVFRLAPPLDLRFVGILVAAGPGKERFASRPPEKPRRFIKNPWPTLDAQDLLLCHPYQDYRAVEAFAWAAASDPKVEALRATLYRLGRENRLAEALIAAAKAGKDVAVLLEARARFDELLNLYWGLRFSAAGVRVLPLPGKKVHAKALWVQRGRKAYVHMGTGNYNALNGSLYTDLSLFTADPKVTKEVAAFFRALETRHAPAPILIKTGPAIREALLEAIQKEAHKKGQIILKVNHLTDPAILAALEEAAEKGARVDLIVRSTLTLLHPKFHARSLVGRYLEHARVAAFKNRGKWAVWAGSADLMPRNLDRRYELFFPVLDPKAKRRVLRLLKSQLKDDVNTFLLYHDGSQRALWKGKHDAQRP; from the coding sequence ATGGCCGCACCGCTACCGCTGCGCATATCACCAGAGGCCGCCTGGCTCCAGTTCAACCGGCGGGTGTTGTTACAAACCGAGCGCCCCGACTTCCCGGTGCTGGAGCGCTTGCGTTTTTTGGAGATCTGGGCGGCTAACCTGGACGAGTTTTTCTCCGCCCGGATCTCTCGAGCCTTTCTGGAGGAGCGGGGCAGCGAAGGATACAAGGCTCTATTGGCGGAGGCCAAATCCCAGGCCGACTTCGCCGAGGATTGCTACCGGCGCTTTTTGCAGGAACTCGAGCCCTTGGGAATGCGGGTGCTCTCTCCCGAGCAGCTCAGCAAGGCCGAGCTGCGCTATTTTGGGGCCTACCTAGCCGAGGAAGTAGCCCCCAGAACCGACCTCATCCAGCCCGAGGGGCTGGCTGATCTCTCCAGCCGGGCGCTATATTTCGCCAGCGGAGAGGGGTTGCTGCAAAACCTGATTCGCCTCCCCGAGAGCATCCCCCGCCTGCTGCCGATCCCCGGGCGTGAGGGCAGCTTCGTGCGGCTAGGGGAGCTGGTGCGCCACCGCAACGACTTATTCTTGCCCCATCCCGCCAAGCTGTACGAGCTACGGGTGATCCGCTTGGCCTCCCTCGAGCGCAGCCGGGTGGATTGGGACGAGTTGCCTGAAGCGCTGGAAGCCCGTCTAGACGGCAAGGTGAGCCACCTCGAGGTCGAGGAGGATTTCCCTCCGCACTGGGCCGAAGCCATCCGGGAAGCTTTGGGGCTGGCCGCCGAAGAGGTGTTCCGCCTGGCCCCGCCGCTTGACTTGCGCTTCGTCGGCATCTTGGTAGCCGCCGGGCCAGGTAAGGAACGGTTCGCCTCGCGCCCCCCCGAGAAGCCCCGCCGCTTCATAAAAAACCCCTGGCCCACCCTCGATGCGCAGGATTTGCTCCTTTGCCACCCTTACCAAGACTACCGGGCGGTAGAGGCGTTTGCCTGGGCCGCCGCCAGCGATCCCAAGGTGGAGGCCCTGCGCGCGACCCTGTACAGGCTGGGAAGGGAAAACCGCTTGGCCGAGGCCTTGATTGCAGCGGCCAAAGCGGGTAAAGACGTAGCGGTGCTCTTGGAGGCCAGAGCGCGCTTTGACGAGCTGCTCAACCTCTACTGGGGGCTGCGTTTTAGCGCGGCGGGAGTACGGGTGCTGCCGCTGCCCGGTAAAAAAGTACACGCCAAGGCCCTGTGGGTGCAGCGGGGGCGCAAGGCTTACGTGCACATGGGCACCGGCAACTACAACGCCCTCAACGGCTCGCTGTACACCGACCTATCCCTATTTACTGCCGATCCCAAGGTAACTAAAGAAGTGGCCGCGTTCTTCCGGGCGCTGGAAACCCGCCATGCACCGGCCCCCATCCTCATCAAAACCGGTCCGGCCATCCGCGAAGCCCTCCTCGAGGCCATCCAGAAAGAAGCCCATAAAAAGGGGCAGATCATCCTCAAGGTCAACCACCTCACCGACCCCGCCATCCTGGCCGCGCTCGAGGAAGCCGCCGAGAAAGGGGCGCGGGTAGACTTGATCGTGCGCAGCACCCTCACCCTGCTTCACCCCAAGTTCCACGCCCGCAGCCTGGTAGGGCGTTACCTCGAACACGCCCGGGTGGCGGCTTTCAAAAACCGGGGCAAGTGGGCGGTTTGGGCCGGGAGCGCCGACCTCATGCCGCGCAACCTGGACCGCCGCTACGAGCTATTCTTTCCGGTGCTCGACCCAAAGGCCAAGCGCCGGGTCTTGCGGCTGCTCAAAAGCCAGCTCAAGGATGATGTGAACACTTTCCTCCTGTACCACGACGGTTCACAAAGGGCTCTGTGGAAAGGTAAACACGACGCCCAGCGCCCCTAG
- a CDS encoding glycosyltransferase family 2 protein yields the protein MVSILVPTRGRPELLRRALRSLQAQSYPHWEALVADDGAGEGMEAALSLDDPRIRPFRNPGRGQVEARNAALEQAHGEVVALLDDDDWWEDEYHLHRILRALRNGPALVYRGGWLVREREGIELERHPFDFAATPQSLRQDNTLLASAVAYPRMLHEKLGKFDPEMADYWDWDWYLRVVEAGYPLLRLPGRGVAVAQHGANASYGARLAERQAHLDRLVRKHGLSGVVLKDHRSLLEPGSAPTLEAR from the coding sequence ATGGTCAGCATCCTGGTGCCCACCCGAGGAAGGCCTGAGCTGTTGCGGCGAGCTTTGCGCTCCCTGCAGGCCCAAAGCTATCCCCACTGGGAAGCCCTGGTGGCCGATGACGGGGCGGGAGAGGGCATGGAGGCCGCGCTCTCGCTGGATGACCCGCGTATCCGGCCCTTTCGCAATCCTGGCCGGGGGCAGGTCGAGGCCAGAAACGCCGCCCTCGAGCAGGCCCACGGCGAAGTGGTGGCTTTGCTGGACGATGACGACTGGTGGGAAGACGAATACCACCTGCACCGCATCTTGCGGGCGCTGCGCAACGGACCCGCGCTGGTGTACCGGGGTGGGTGGCTGGTGCGCGAGCGCGAAGGAATCGAGCTCGAGCGCCACCCCTTCGACTTCGCCGCAACCCCCCAAAGCTTGCGCCAGGACAATACCTTGCTGGCCTCTGCGGTGGCCTATCCGCGCATGCTGCACGAAAAGCTGGGAAAGTTTGACCCCGAGATGGCCGATTACTGGGATTGGGACTGGTATTTGCGGGTGGTTGAGGCTGGATACCCGCTGTTACGGCTACCCGGTCGGGGTGTCGCTGTCGCCCAACATGGAGCCAACGCCTCCTACGGCGCCCGTTTGGCCGAGCGCCAGGCCCACCTTGACCGCCTGGTGCGCAAACATGGGCTGAGCGGGGTGGTGCTCAAGGACCACCGTAGCCTGCTCGAGCCCGGTTCGGCTCCGACCCTCGAGGCCCGGTAG
- a CDS encoding phosphoribosylanthranilate isomerase gives MTKAKICGITRLEDALLAERLGAWAVGFILVPGTKRYRPPEHVRRISEQLGPFICRVGVFQDAPPEVVLEHMAQAKLQVAQLHGSEPPGWAEKVRQHYPVIKAFQLSGPADAAMLEQALAYPCDALMLDGVNPGSGQGYPLAWLEPFLGHPRLIVAGGLNPENLPSVLALRPYAVDVSSGVEEGPGLKDGQKVERFLAVVSRAR, from the coding sequence GTGACTAAGGCCAAGATCTGCGGCATTACCCGCCTGGAGGACGCCCTGCTGGCCGAGCGGCTGGGGGCTTGGGCAGTGGGGTTTATCTTGGTTCCGGGTACCAAGCGCTACCGCCCGCCCGAGCACGTCCGTCGGATCAGCGAGCAGCTGGGGCCTTTTATCTGCCGGGTCGGGGTGTTTCAAGATGCCCCGCCGGAGGTGGTGCTCGAGCACATGGCGCAGGCCAAGCTCCAAGTCGCCCAACTCCACGGCTCTGAGCCCCCCGGCTGGGCCGAGAAGGTGCGCCAGCATTACCCGGTCATCAAGGCGTTCCAGCTGAGCGGACCTGCCGATGCGGCGATGCTCGAGCAGGCCCTGGCTTATCCCTGCGACGCTTTGATGCTAGACGGGGTCAACCCCGGGAGCGGACAAGGGTATCCGCTTGCGTGGCTCGAGCCCTTCCTAGGGCATCCCCGGCTCATCGTAGCGGGTGGGCTGAACCCCGAGAATCTGCCTTCGGTATTGGCTTTACGGCCGTATGCGGTGGATGTATCGAGTGGGGTGGAGGAAGGCCCCGGGCTCAAAGATGGCCAGAAAGTCGAGCGCTTCTTGGCGGTGGTTTCAAGAGCACGGTGA
- a CDS encoding VOC family protein — protein sequence MVQGLDHVQLAMPHGEETQARAFYGELLELTEIPKPQKLLHRGGVWFRLADNRELHLGIEELFQPAKKAHPAFVVTEIRRLARRLEKAGYPVQWDEMIPGRRRFYTTDPFGNRLEFLEFIP from the coding sequence ATGGTCCAGGGGTTGGATCATGTTCAGCTAGCCATGCCGCACGGCGAAGAGACCCAGGCCCGGGCGTTTTATGGAGAATTGCTCGAGCTAACAGAGATCCCCAAACCGCAAAAACTCCTCCACCGAGGAGGTGTCTGGTTCAGACTCGCGGATAACCGGGAGCTTCACTTAGGGATCGAAGAGCTTTTCCAACCAGCCAAAAAAGCCCACCCCGCCTTCGTGGTGACGGAGATTCGAAGGCTAGCCCGACGCCTGGAGAAGGCCGGATACCCGGTGCAGTGGGATGAAATGATCCCGGGTCGCAGAAGGTTTTACACCACCGACCCGTTCGGGAATCGGCTGGAGTTCTTGGAGTTTATCCCTTAG
- a CDS encoding enoyl-CoA hydratase/isomerase family protein: MSVLTRDHGSLRILTLNDPQRRNPLSPEMVSGLLKALEAAEQEPSVRALVLTGAGSAFSAGADLEFLKTVTTAGAEANYAHSRELMRLFHRVYTFPKPTIAAIQGPAVAGGAGLATACDLAVMSEEARIGYTEVKIGFVAALVGVILVRNVGEKHAKELLLTGKLVSAGEAYRMGLVNRVVPQEQVLDEALELAREVIAGAPTSLALTKELLHALPGMGLEDGFRLATMANAWVRETGDLAEGIAAFFEKRAPKFGG, encoded by the coding sequence ATGAGCGTGCTAACCCGCGATCACGGCAGCCTCCGCATCCTGACCCTCAATGACCCCCAGCGGCGCAACCCCCTCTCGCCCGAGATGGTCTCGGGGCTTCTGAAAGCCCTCGAGGCCGCCGAGCAGGAGCCCTCGGTGCGGGCGCTGGTGCTGACCGGGGCCGGGTCGGCTTTTAGTGCGGGGGCCGACCTCGAGTTCCTCAAAACCGTCACCACCGCGGGAGCCGAGGCCAACTACGCCCACTCAAGGGAACTCATGCGCCTTTTCCACCGTGTATACACCTTCCCTAAACCCACCATAGCCGCCATCCAGGGTCCGGCGGTGGCGGGCGGGGCCGGCTTAGCGACCGCTTGCGACCTGGCGGTGATGAGCGAGGAGGCCCGCATCGGCTACACCGAGGTCAAGATCGGCTTCGTGGCGGCTTTGGTAGGGGTCATCCTGGTGCGAAACGTGGGAGAAAAACACGCCAAGGAGCTGCTGCTGACCGGAAAACTCGTCTCGGCGGGAGAGGCCTACCGGATGGGCCTGGTGAACCGGGTCGTACCTCAGGAACAAGTCCTGGACGAGGCCCTGGAGCTAGCCAGGGAGGTCATCGCAGGCGCGCCCACCTCGCTCGCGCTCACCAAAGAACTCCTTCACGCCCTGCCGGGGATGGGGCTCGAGGACGGCTTCCGGCTGGCGACCATGGCCAACGCCTGGGTGCGCGAGACCGGTGACCTGGCTGAAGGAATCGCGGCTTTCTTCGAAAAGCGAGCGCCGAAGTTTGGGGGATAG
- the rplU gene encoding 50S ribosomal protein L21, which yields MFAIIKTGGKQYRAEPGAKLRVEKLEAEPGTTVEFDALMLGGEQVTIGAPFVAGAKVVAEVVGHGKGKKVRVAKFKAKIHYRRNRGHRQPYTDIVVKEIRA from the coding sequence ATGTTCGCGATCATCAAGACGGGTGGGAAACAATACCGCGCCGAACCCGGGGCTAAGCTTCGGGTGGAGAAGCTCGAGGCCGAGCCCGGGACGACCGTGGAGTTCGACGCGCTGATGCTCGGCGGTGAGCAAGTGACGATAGGTGCCCCTTTCGTCGCCGGGGCCAAGGTGGTGGCCGAGGTGGTGGGGCACGGTAAGGGCAAAAAGGTACGGGTGGCTAAGTTCAAGGCCAAGATACATTACCGGCGCAACCGGGGTCACCGCCAACCCTATACCGACATCGTGGTCAAGGAGATCCGGGCGTAA
- the rpmA gene encoding 50S ribosomal protein L27 yields the protein MAHKKGLGSTKNGRDSQAKRLGVKRYGGQVVRAGNVLVRQRGTKFNPGAGVGMGRDHTLFALVDGVVEFHDKGRLGRYVSVKPLGGAGEA from the coding sequence ATGGCACACAAGAAGGGTCTGGGTTCAACCAAGAACGGACGTGACTCCCAAGCCAAGCGCCTGGGGGTCAAGCGCTACGGCGGTCAGGTGGTGCGGGCTGGGAATGTGCTGGTGCGCCAGCGGGGCACCAAGTTCAACCCCGGGGCGGGCGTGGGCATGGGCCGCGATCACACCCTCTTTGCCTTGGTAGATGGGGTGGTCGAGTTCCACGACAAGGGCCGCCTGGGCCGGTATGTCTCGGTTAAGCCGCTCGGTGGCGCTGGCGAAGCCTAG
- the obgE gene encoding GTPase ObgE codes for MFRDVLEITVAAGRGGDGAISFWREKYIAKGGPDGGDGGQGGSVVLRALGQVDSLSNLSKRTYKAEDGQHGSGKGMFGKAGRDLVIEVPRGTRVFDAETGALLADLTEEGQTLVAAEGGRGGWGNARFVTPTRQAPRFAEAGEPGEKRRLRLELMLLADAGLVGYPNAGKSSLLAALTRAQPKIANYPFTTLSPNLGVVERGLERFTLADIPGIIEGASEGKGLGLEFLRHIARTRVLLYVLDASEQPAATFQTLRAELQSYDPALLGRPALIALNKVDLLEEEEVRRLEGELSRSGLPVLAISVLERRGLEGLVEALFALVAAAPRPALATPAPPLEEPQGVHVREVEEGVYEVQAPQVERHLRRLKGDLMEASSYLQDLFKRYGVESALKSKGVRAGDTVRLAGLEFEYIPEV; via the coding sequence ATGTTTCGGGATGTCCTCGAGATCACCGTGGCTGCCGGTAGGGGCGGTGACGGGGCGATCAGCTTTTGGCGCGAGAAGTACATCGCCAAGGGCGGCCCCGACGGGGGCGACGGGGGCCAGGGGGGATCGGTGGTCCTGCGGGCCTTGGGCCAGGTGGACTCGCTCTCTAACCTCTCCAAACGCACCTACAAGGCTGAGGACGGCCAGCACGGCTCGGGTAAGGGCATGTTTGGCAAGGCTGGGCGTGACCTGGTGATCGAGGTCCCCCGGGGAACCCGGGTCTTCGATGCCGAGACCGGGGCGCTTTTGGCGGACCTGACCGAAGAGGGCCAGACCCTGGTAGCCGCGGAGGGCGGGCGAGGGGGTTGGGGCAACGCTCGCTTCGTCACCCCCACCCGCCAGGCCCCGCGCTTCGCCGAGGCCGGGGAGCCCGGAGAGAAAAGGCGGCTGCGGCTTGAGCTGATGCTCCTGGCCGACGCGGGGCTGGTCGGCTACCCCAATGCCGGGAAGTCCAGCCTGCTGGCGGCGTTGACCCGCGCCCAGCCCAAGATCGCCAATTACCCTTTCACCACCCTATCCCCCAACCTGGGGGTGGTGGAGCGCGGCCTGGAGCGCTTTACCCTGGCCGACATCCCCGGCATCATCGAGGGAGCGAGCGAGGGTAAGGGGTTAGGGCTCGAGTTCCTGCGGCACATCGCCCGTACCCGGGTTCTGCTGTATGTGCTGGACGCCAGTGAGCAGCCCGCCGCTACCTTCCAAACCCTGCGGGCCGAACTGCAAAGCTACGACCCCGCCCTTCTCGGCCGGCCTGCCCTCATCGCCCTCAACAAGGTGGACTTGCTGGAGGAAGAAGAGGTGCGCCGGCTCGAGGGCGAGCTTTCCCGAAGCGGTCTGCCGGTGCTAGCCATCTCGGTGCTCGAGCGGAGAGGGCTGGAGGGCCTGGTGGAGGCCCTTTTTGCGCTGGTGGCGGCAGCCCCCCGGCCAGCCCTAGCCACCCCCGCGCCGCCCCTCGAGGAGCCCCAGGGGGTTCATGTGCGCGAGGTCGAGGAAGGGGTCTACGAGGTGCAGGCTCCCCAGGTGGAGCGCCACCTCAGGCGCCTCAAGGGCGATTTGATGGAGGCCTCGAGCTACCTGCAAGACCTCTTCAAGCGCTATGGGGTCGAGTCCGCCCTTAAGTCCAAAGGCGTGCGGGCTGGCGACACCGTGCGCTTGGCGGGCCTCGAGTTCGAATACATTCCTGAGGTCTAG
- the nadD gene encoding nicotinate-nucleotide adenylyltransferase, with product MSAEGQTFYPKGRLRASGAARVAIFGGSFDPVHLGHLMAASEAAEALDLDKVLFVTAARPPHKTPVAPPEARHEMVVLATAYDPRFEASRLELDRPGFSYTVDTLRQARRLYPQAELFFITGADAYRDMDGWHEAEALPELAQLVAVTRPGYPFSIHPFFQAHVRLLDILDYEVSSTMVRERLRAGRSIRYLVPLEVEEYLAKHGFYR from the coding sequence ATGTCGGCTGAAGGCCAAACGTTTTACCCCAAGGGGCGGCTCCGGGCCTCCGGGGCTGCGCGCGTCGCCATCTTCGGTGGCAGCTTCGACCCTGTTCATCTGGGCCACCTGATGGCTGCCTCCGAGGCGGCGGAGGCGCTGGATTTAGATAAAGTGCTCTTCGTGACCGCGGCCCGTCCCCCGCACAAAACCCCGGTGGCCCCACCCGAGGCCCGCCACGAGATGGTAGTGCTGGCGACAGCCTACGATCCCCGTTTTGAGGCCAGTCGGCTCGAGCTGGACCGCCCCGGCTTCAGCTATACCGTGGACACCCTGCGCCAGGCCCGTCGGCTCTATCCTCAGGCGGAACTCTTCTTTATCACCGGGGCCGATGCCTATCGCGATATGGACGGCTGGCACGAGGCCGAGGCCCTGCCCGAGCTGGCCCAGCTGGTGGCGGTAACCCGACCCGGCTATCCCTTTTCCATCCATCCTTTTTTCCAAGCCCACGTTCGGTTATTGGATATCCTCGATTATGAGGTTTCCAGTACGATGGTGCGCGAACGGCTGCGGGCCGGACGCAGCATCCGCTATCTGGTGCCGTTGGAGGTCGAAGAGTACCTGGCCAAACACGGGTTTTACCGATAA
- the yqeK gene encoding bis(5'-nucleosyl)-tetraphosphatase (symmetrical) YqeK: MGVEPLIERVKALVKPERFAHILRVAELARQIAEANGLDGDRAYLAGILHDAARDLPPERLFELAPPEIPLEREHPKSLHGRAGRRLAEGWGVSDPEVLEAIEGHVYGVDPTYPVAMAVYVADVSEPGRGVNAEIRERALAGDLLGAYREAVETKLRYLEGKGIPPHPRTFSAHKKLVQGAG, encoded by the coding sequence CTGGGGGTAGAGCCCCTGATCGAACGGGTTAAGGCCCTGGTCAAACCCGAGCGCTTTGCCCACATCCTCAGGGTGGCCGAGCTGGCCCGCCAGATCGCGGAGGCCAACGGGCTGGATGGCGACCGGGCTTATTTGGCCGGTATTCTCCACGACGCGGCCCGCGACCTGCCCCCCGAACGTCTGTTCGAGCTGGCCCCGCCGGAGATCCCGCTCGAGCGCGAGCACCCCAAGAGCCTGCACGGGCGCGCCGGGCGGCGTCTGGCCGAGGGGTGGGGGGTGAGCGATCCGGAGGTGCTCGAGGCCATCGAGGGGCACGTCTACGGGGTAGACCCCACCTATCCGGTAGCCATGGCGGTGTACGTGGCCGACGTTTCCGAGCCGGGCCGGGGGGTCAACGCCGAGATTCGCGAGCGGGCGCTGGCCGGTGACCTGCTGGGGGCCTACCGTGAGGCGGTGGAGACCAAGTTGCGCTACCTCGAGGGCAAGGGCATCCCTCCCCACCCCCGCACCTTTTCGGCGCACAAGAAATTGGTGCAGGGAGCCGGGTGA
- a CDS encoding LCP family protein, giving the protein MRPRISLLLLGLALLALAGVLALTPSKSELRSGESAAYRVGPLPEMSLVVAARDTEYCGYHTACGPGKRTDTILYVHLRGGQAEILAIPRDLLVTYQGVSGKVNAIYGRMGADGLRRAVEELLGVPVEHYLILTFDSVAKLVDAVDGIEVNLPEPMRYTDRAAGLFIDFPAGWVKMDGKDAVKYMRFRHDASGDYTRLDRIKGVLSQVAQKAQSPRYWLRLPEVAQEVWHQIETDLNLPEALAFLPYARGLTLRVASLPTYEEGNYLLSDPAQRASFVQGFLGLAQGEATAVPEGRVLLVNQGGKGGQWLEGFAQMALPEPELREENLGLEPGVYISSSALASPRSRQVLELGRYYSDLLHLPLIGRFRPVVEGYDAVAVLDPPPP; this is encoded by the coding sequence ATGCGTCCTCGGATCTCCTTGCTCCTGCTTGGCCTGGCCCTGCTGGCCTTGGCTGGGGTGCTGGCTTTGACTCCCTCCAAGAGCGAGCTGCGCTCGGGAGAGAGCGCCGCTTACCGGGTTGGCCCGTTACCCGAGATGAGCCTGGTGGTGGCGGCCCGCGACACCGAGTACTGTGGCTACCACACCGCCTGCGGGCCAGGGAAGCGCACCGACACCATCCTGTACGTTCACTTGCGAGGAGGGCAAGCCGAGATCCTGGCGATCCCACGCGACCTGCTGGTGACCTACCAGGGGGTGAGCGGCAAGGTCAACGCCATTTACGGACGTATGGGCGCTGACGGTTTGCGCCGGGCGGTGGAGGAGTTGCTGGGGGTGCCGGTGGAGCACTACTTGATCCTCACCTTCGATAGCGTGGCGAAACTGGTAGACGCCGTGGATGGCATCGAGGTGAACCTTCCCGAGCCGATGCGCTACACCGACCGGGCTGCCGGGCTCTTCATCGACTTTCCCGCCGGGTGGGTCAAGATGGATGGCAAGGACGCGGTCAAGTACATGCGCTTCCGCCACGACGCCAGCGGCGACTACACCCGCCTGGACCGGATCAAGGGGGTGCTCTCCCAGGTGGCCCAGAAGGCCCAGAGCCCGCGTTACTGGTTGCGTCTGCCGGAGGTGGCCCAGGAGGTCTGGCACCAAATCGAGACCGATCTGAACTTGCCAGAAGCCCTGGCCTTTCTGCCCTACGCCCGCGGCCTCACCCTGCGGGTGGCCAGTTTGCCCACCTACGAAGAGGGCAACTACCTGCTCTCCGACCCAGCCCAGCGCGCGAGCTTCGTACAGGGATTTTTGGGGTTAGCCCAGGGTGAGGCTACCGCCGTTCCCGAGGGGCGGGTGCTGCTGGTGAATCAGGGGGGTAAAGGGGGGCAGTGGCTCGAGGGCTTCGCCCAGATGGCCCTGCCCGAGCCCGAGCTGCGCGAGGAGAATCTGGGGCTCGAGCCGGGCGTATACATCTCCTCCTCGGCTTTGGCCAGCCCCCGCAGCCGCCAAGTCCTGGAACTGGGTCGCTACTACAGCGACCTCCTGCACCTGCCGCTCATCGGTCGCTTCCGGCCCGTGGTGGAAGGGTACGACGCGGTGGCGGTGTTGGATCCGCCGCCCCCCTAG
- the rsfS gene encoding ribosome silencing factor has protein sequence MVKPVEAQTLISRIRQVLDDKKAENVVALDLRGASETLDYFVVASGTSRPHLEALERAVRESLEEQGIRPRHVEGPSPRWILLDYDEVLVHLMSPEAREFYDLEGFWADAKRI, from the coding sequence ATGGTCAAACCCGTAGAAGCCCAGACCCTCATCAGTCGGATTCGTCAAGTCCTGGACGACAAAAAAGCCGAGAACGTGGTGGCCCTCGACCTGCGCGGGGCCTCGGAGACGCTGGACTACTTCGTGGTCGCCAGCGGGACCAGCCGCCCCCACCTGGAGGCGCTCGAGCGGGCGGTGCGGGAGAGCCTCGAGGAGCAGGGCATCCGCCCGCGCCACGTGGAAGGCCCCAGTCCCCGCTGGATTTTGCTCGATTACGACGAGGTGTTGGTGCACCTCATGAGCCCCGAAGCCCGAGAATTCTATGACCTCGAGGGCTTCTGGGCCGATGCAAAGCGAATCTAG
- a CDS encoding M28 family peptidase, translated as MRQLFQALTDLPHRGSATALEARAAEVLEAYLEGRGHKVEAQPFKAPRSYGPELILISFLLALGGLLAWWPLGLLGSYGFWAYFSGQGPFWSRFFDRYASQNLLVRAGFGPRTLVLMAHYDTAKTFFLYHPRRVRGFRQNFLFNAALALGTPLLSLAAPGGGRLVGLYFLAQAAVLIHRELTAPYVNGANDNASGVAVAVELFERLARAPSGWQILLALTGSEEVGAKGAMHLARSGLIPQDALVLNFDNLGKGELCYAAGEGMLAYRPYVGALVEQARRTPGARAVAYRLAYFDTRPFAAGGYSCLTLIRLQDGLPPHWHWSSDTPQHVDPSALEGALEYAQTLLQALGVPG; from the coding sequence GTGCGACAGCTCTTCCAGGCGCTGACCGACCTGCCTCACCGGGGGAGCGCGACGGCGCTCGAGGCTCGGGCGGCGGAGGTCCTCGAGGCTTACCTCGAGGGCCGGGGCCACAAGGTCGAGGCCCAACCCTTCAAAGCCCCGCGCAGCTATGGCCCTGAACTCATCCTCATCAGCTTCCTCCTGGCCCTCGGCGGCTTGCTCGCTTGGTGGCCCCTGGGGCTTTTGGGAAGCTATGGCTTTTGGGCTTACTTCAGTGGCCAGGGACCCTTCTGGAGCCGCTTTTTCGACCGCTACGCTTCGCAGAACCTGCTTGTCAGGGCCGGCTTTGGCCCTCGGACTCTGGTGCTGATGGCCCACTACGACACCGCCAAGACTTTTTTCCTCTACCATCCGCGCCGGGTCAGGGGCTTCCGGCAAAACTTCTTGTTCAACGCGGCGTTGGCCCTGGGCACGCCGCTTTTAAGCTTGGCTGCTCCGGGGGGAGGCCGGCTAGTGGGGCTGTACTTTCTGGCGCAGGCCGCTGTGCTCATCCACCGCGAGCTCACCGCCCCCTACGTGAACGGGGCCAACGACAATGCCAGCGGGGTAGCGGTAGCGGTGGAGCTCTTCGAGCGCCTAGCGCGCGCGCCTTCGGGCTGGCAAATCCTCCTGGCGCTCACCGGTTCCGAGGAGGTGGGGGCCAAAGGGGCTATGCACCTGGCCCGCAGCGGCCTGATCCCTCAGGACGCCCTGGTGCTCAACTTCGACAACCTAGGGAAGGGAGAGCTGTGTTACGCCGCCGGGGAGGGGATGCTTGCTTATCGGCCCTACGTGGGGGCGCTGGTGGAGCAGGCCCGGCGAACCCCTGGGGCCAGGGCGGTCGCCTATCGCCTGGCCTACTTTGACACCCGGCCCTTCGCCGCCGGAGGTTATTCCTGCTTGACCCTGATCCGCTTGCAAGACGGGCTGCCCCCGCACTGGCACTGGAGCAGCGACACCCCGCAGCACGTGGATCCCTCGGCCCTCGAGGGCGCATTGGAGTACGCCCAGACCCTGCTGCAGGCCTTGGGGGTTCCAGGTTAG